In a genomic window of Paraburkholderia phenazinium:
- the hpnC gene encoding squalene synthase HpnC, protein MEADHYENLPIASVLLPKALRLPVGVIYQVARTAADIVEEGDWSAAERHARLADFRAGLDAVASGHLAPVHPLLFGKLAGVVAQYQLPLAPFYDLVSALDQEIDTTRFADQPALLDYCRRSAHPVGQLMLHLFNAATPANLADSDTICTALHLINFWQDIAIDLKSGRIYLPQSDLERFNVTEARMTNGTADDAWRALMAYEVAYARTMLVRGAPLALRIPGRAGLVLCGIVHGGLRILERIEQAGYDVFRRRPALDGFDWFVVTTRALAMWLSRRVGVRVTSIEGNA, encoded by the coding sequence ATGGAAGCCGATCACTACGAAAACTTACCGATCGCCAGTGTGCTGCTGCCGAAGGCGCTCCGTCTGCCTGTCGGCGTGATCTATCAGGTCGCCCGTACGGCCGCGGACATCGTCGAAGAAGGCGATTGGAGCGCCGCGGAGCGTCACGCGCGCCTCGCCGATTTCCGCGCCGGGCTCGACGCCGTGGCAAGCGGCCACCTCGCGCCCGTGCATCCGCTGCTGTTCGGCAAGCTGGCCGGCGTGGTCGCGCAGTATCAATTGCCGCTCGCGCCGTTCTACGACCTCGTCTCGGCGCTCGATCAGGAGATCGACACCACCCGCTTCGCCGACCAGCCGGCCCTGCTCGATTATTGCCGCCGCTCCGCGCACCCGGTGGGGCAACTGATGCTGCATCTGTTCAATGCGGCAACGCCGGCCAATCTGGCCGACTCCGATACGATCTGCACCGCGCTTCATCTGATCAATTTCTGGCAGGACATTGCGATCGACCTGAAAAGCGGCCGCATCTACCTGCCGCAAAGCGACCTCGAGCGCTTTAACGTCACCGAAGCCCGCATGACCAACGGCACCGCGGACGACGCATGGCGCGCACTAATGGCCTATGAGGTCGCTTACGCCCGCACCATGCTGGTCCGCGGGGCGCCACTCGCGCTGCGCATCCCCGGACGCGCGGGGCTGGTGCTGTGCGGCATTGTCCACGGCGGTTTGCGCATTCTCGAGCGCATCGAGCAGGCCGGCTATGACGTGTTCCGTCGCCGTCCGGCGCTCGACGGCTTCGACTGGTTTGTCGTCACAACGCGCGCGCTCGCAATGTGGCTGTCCCGGCGCGTCGGTGTACGCGTCACTTCGATTGAGGGCAACGCGTAA
- a CDS encoding glycosyltransferase family 4 protein, producing the protein MNAPIDSLQIGMRRPLARPDGLDRMLQTMAAALPSQGVNVRDPRTVVPTAPASSSATLQTFVNAQAKLGRMLRRNSARPGTPEPERKPDVVALHFAPHAAPTLGKFGKVPRVVHFHGSWVDEHSAERGAALLSPLRYGLERMVYRGGTRHIVLSRESGDLLHMRYRIPEERIRVVPGCVDTARFALRVTRKQARKRLAIPQDRPVLLCVRPLLPGIGLEDLIDAIFVVKLTVRDVFLVIAGAGPEFDMLYARIVARGLENQVRLAGFVADDALAQYYRAADVTVVPTVAMKDCGLTAIESLAAGTPALVTAVGGAAEAVAPLSDHLVLPSGDYKALGTGIADTLLGVRVMPSADACRRYARKHFDHSVVAAQIARVYRDAIEAY; encoded by the coding sequence ATGAATGCGCCGATTGACTCTCTGCAAATCGGCATGCGCCGCCCGTTGGCGCGCCCCGACGGCCTCGACCGAATGCTTCAGACAATGGCCGCGGCTTTGCCCAGCCAAGGTGTCAACGTACGCGATCCGCGCACCGTCGTGCCGACCGCGCCAGCCTCCTCCAGTGCCACGCTACAGACCTTCGTCAATGCGCAGGCGAAGCTCGGCCGGATGCTGCGGCGAAACTCCGCGCGGCCAGGCACGCCCGAACCGGAACGCAAACCCGACGTCGTCGCGTTGCACTTCGCCCCGCACGCCGCGCCGACGCTCGGCAAGTTCGGCAAAGTACCGCGCGTCGTGCATTTTCATGGCTCGTGGGTCGACGAGCATAGTGCCGAGCGCGGAGCTGCTTTATTGAGCCCGTTGCGTTACGGTCTGGAGCGAATGGTGTATCGCGGCGGCACGCGGCATATCGTGCTGTCGCGCGAGTCCGGCGACCTCCTGCATATGCGCTACCGGATACCGGAAGAGCGGATCCGCGTGGTGCCGGGCTGTGTCGATACCGCGCGTTTTGCACTGCGCGTCACCCGAAAGCAGGCGCGCAAGCGTCTCGCGATACCGCAGGACCGGCCGGTTCTGCTGTGCGTGCGACCGCTCCTGCCGGGCATCGGACTCGAGGACCTGATCGATGCGATCTTTGTCGTCAAGCTGACCGTGCGCGACGTGTTTCTGGTCATCGCCGGCGCCGGACCGGAGTTCGACATGCTTTACGCACGCATCGTCGCGCGTGGCCTGGAGAACCAGGTGCGTCTCGCGGGCTTCGTCGCGGACGATGCTTTGGCGCAGTACTATCGCGCCGCCGACGTGACGGTCGTACCGACCGTCGCCATGAAAGACTGTGGACTGACGGCCATCGAATCGCTTGCCGCCGGCACGCCGGCGCTGGTGACGGCCGTTGGCGGCGCCGCGGAAGCGGTGGCACCGCTATCGGATCACCTCGTGCTGCCGTCGGGCGATTACAAGGCGCTCGGCACCGGTATCGCCGATACACTGCTCGGCGTACGTGTCATGCCCAGTGCCGATGCATGCCGCCGTTATGCGCGCAAGCATTTCGATCATTCGGTGGTGGCGGCCCAGATCGCCCGGGTCTACCGGGATGCCATAGAGGCGTATTGA
- a CDS encoding acylphosphatase — MTGPDLDSRIETYYVRVRGVVQGVGFRHATVRQAHALGIKGWVANLEDGSVEAILQGSANQVDRMLSWLRHGPPAARVSEVAGEERFTDKRYERFEQH; from the coding sequence ATGACAGGCCCGGATCTGGATTCGCGGATCGAAACCTATTACGTGCGGGTTCGCGGCGTCGTGCAAGGCGTCGGTTTCCGTCACGCGACGGTGCGCCAGGCGCACGCGCTCGGCATCAAAGGATGGGTGGCCAACCTTGAGGATGGCTCGGTCGAAGCTATCTTGCAGGGATCGGCCAATCAGGTCGACCGGATGCTCTCGTGGCTGCGCCACGGGCCGCCGGCCGCCCGCGTGAGCGAAGTGGCCGGCGAAGAGCGCTTCACGGACAAACGTTACGAACGCTTCGAGCAGCACTGA
- a CDS encoding Crp/Fnr family transcriptional regulator: MSSSSPMNEPLAVLGRSAWFRTAPETLRTQLVQLGRMERLQAGERLFMRGDPDDGLYCVLDGLMRISAASFAGKEALLAVIEPANWFGEIALFDGGARTHDAYAERDSLLFHLPRAELVVLLERSPQYWHCFGLLLTQKLRLAFDAIEEAALLPAAQRIARRLLLMAGGYGEPGVLRRVLKVPQEDLAMMLALSRQTINQVLKQFEAQGAVQLRYAEIEIVDAKKLAALADPAANA; the protein is encoded by the coding sequence ATGAGTTCGTCTTCTCCCATGAATGAGCCGCTTGCGGTGCTCGGACGCAGCGCATGGTTTCGCACCGCACCCGAGACGTTGCGCACGCAACTGGTCCAGCTTGGTCGCATGGAGCGCCTGCAGGCAGGCGAGCGCCTGTTTATGCGTGGCGACCCTGACGACGGACTCTACTGCGTACTGGATGGCCTCATGCGCATCAGCGCCGCGAGTTTCGCCGGCAAGGAGGCGCTACTCGCAGTGATCGAGCCGGCCAACTGGTTCGGTGAGATCGCGCTGTTCGACGGCGGTGCGCGAACGCACGATGCGTATGCCGAACGCGATTCGCTCCTGTTTCATTTGCCGCGCGCGGAGCTGGTGGTGCTGCTCGAGCGCTCGCCGCAGTACTGGCATTGTTTCGGCTTGCTGTTGACACAAAAGCTGCGTCTTGCGTTCGACGCCATTGAAGAAGCCGCGCTGTTGCCGGCGGCACAGCGCATCGCGCGCCGCTTGCTGCTGATGGCCGGCGGCTACGGCGAGCCGGGCGTGTTGCGGCGTGTGCTGAAGGTGCCGCAAGAAGATCTCGCGATGATGCTGGCGCTGTCGCGGCAAACCATCAATCAGGTTCTCAAGCAGTTCGAGGCACAGGGTGCGGTGCAACTGCGGTATGCGGAAATCGAAATCGTCGATGCGAAGAAACTCGCGGCGCTGGCCGATCCTGCGGCGAATGCCTGA
- a CDS encoding MlaC/ttg2D family ABC transporter substrate-binding protein — translation MKRYLSAFLAAAVVSTTAFAQAAPDAVVKNAVEGTVSAMKADPQARAGDMGKITQVVVTHFVPATDFQRTTRIAVGKAWTTATPEQQKQLYEQFQTLLVRTYAASLAQLRDQDVTFKFAPASVVAGGKDAVVQSHVISNGGDDSVGYRMEKTDSGWKVYDIDMMGAWLIQVYQTQFADQLSKGGVDGLIKFLTEHNARSAG, via the coding sequence ATGAAACGTTATCTGTCTGCTTTTCTGGCGGCTGCGGTGGTTTCCACTACGGCTTTTGCGCAAGCTGCCCCTGATGCGGTGGTGAAGAACGCGGTTGAGGGCACGGTCAGCGCGATGAAGGCTGATCCCCAGGCGCGCGCGGGCGACATGGGCAAAATCACGCAGGTGGTGGTAACACATTTTGTGCCTGCTACGGACTTTCAGCGTACGACGCGGATTGCGGTGGGGAAGGCGTGGACCACGGCGACGCCGGAGCAGCAGAAGCAGTTGTACGAGCAGTTCCAGACATTGCTGGTGAGGACGTATGCGGCTTCATTGGCGCAATTGCGGGATCAGGACGTGACGTTCAAGTTTGCGCCGGCTAGCGTCGTGGCGGGGGGCAAGGATGCCGTCGTGCAGTCGCATGTGATTAGCAATGGTGGGGATGATTCTGTCGGGTATCGGATGGAGAAGACGGATTCCGGGTGGAAGGTCTATGACATCGATATGATGGGCGCCTGGCTCATTCAGGTTTATCAGACGCAGTTTGCGGATCAGCTCTCTAAAGGCGGGGTTGATGGGCTTATTAAGTTTTTGACTGAGCATAATGCTCGGAGTGCGGGGTAG
- the hpnA gene encoding hopanoid-associated sugar epimerase: MMDQNRDLVLVTGASGFVGSAVARIAQQKGFNVRVLVRATSPRRNVEALNAEIVVGDMRDEASMRVALRGVRYLLHVAADYRLWAPDPGEIERSNLEGTEATMRAALKEGVERIVYTSSVATLKVTSSGQSADETSPLKAEQAIGVYKRSKVLAERAVERMIAEDGLPAVIVNPSTPIGPRDVKPTPTGRIIVEAALGKIPAFVDTGLNLVHVDDVAAGHFLALERGKIGERYILGGENLPLQTMLADIAALTGRKAPTISLPRWPLYPLAMGAEAVAKITKREPFVTVDGLKMSKNKMYFTSAKAERELGYRARPYREGLADALEWFRQAGYLKA; encoded by the coding sequence ATGATGGATCAGAACCGCGATCTCGTACTCGTCACAGGGGCCTCCGGCTTTGTCGGCTCGGCCGTGGCGCGCATCGCGCAACAGAAGGGCTTCAACGTCCGCGTGCTGGTGCGCGCCACCAGTCCGCGCCGCAATGTCGAGGCGCTCAACGCGGAAATCGTCGTCGGCGACATGCGCGACGAAGCGTCGATGCGCGTTGCGCTGCGCGGCGTGCGCTATCTGCTGCACGTCGCCGCGGACTATCGGCTGTGGGCGCCGGATCCAGGCGAAATCGAACGCTCGAATCTGGAAGGCACCGAGGCGACCATGCGCGCGGCTCTCAAGGAAGGCGTCGAGCGCATTGTCTACACCAGCAGCGTAGCCACGCTGAAGGTGACGAGCTCCGGCCAGTCGGCCGACGAGACGTCGCCGCTGAAGGCCGAGCAGGCCATCGGCGTCTACAAGCGCAGCAAGGTGCTGGCCGAGCGCGCGGTGGAGCGGATGATCGCCGAGGACGGGCTGCCCGCCGTAATCGTCAATCCTTCGACACCGATCGGCCCGCGCGACGTGAAGCCCACGCCGACCGGCCGCATCATCGTCGAAGCGGCGCTCGGCAAGATTCCGGCTTTCGTCGACACCGGGCTGAACCTCGTGCATGTCGACGACGTCGCGGCCGGGCACTTCCTCGCGCTCGAACGCGGCAAGATCGGCGAGCGCTATATTCTCGGCGGCGAGAACCTGCCGTTGCAGACGATGCTCGCCGATATCGCCGCGCTCACCGGACGCAAGGCTCCGACCATCAGCCTGCCGCGCTGGCCGCTCTACCCGCTCGCCATGGGTGCGGAAGCGGTCGCGAAGATCACGAAGCGCGAACCGTTTGTGACAGTCGACGGTCTGAAGATGTCGAAGAACAAGATGTACTTCACGTCCGCGAAGGCGGAACGCGAGCTCGGCTATCGCGCGCGGCCCTACCGCGAGGGGCTGGCCGATGCGCTCGAGTGGTTCAGGCAAGCGGGGTATCTGAAGGCGTGA
- a CDS encoding DUF962 domain-containing protein: protein MRTLTQQLTQYAAYHRDRRNIATHFVGIPMIVLALAVLLSRPAWMVAALPMPLSPAWVLFVVATLYYLVLDVSLGLMMVVFSALCLACGQWLAAQSTLAWLATGVGLFVVGWVFQFVGHMAYEHRKPAFVDDLVGLLIGPLFVLAEVLFGFGWRPALQHAIEAEVGATRINPDRAAAHHGQ from the coding sequence ATGAGAACGCTGACCCAGCAACTGACCCAGTACGCGGCCTACCACCGTGACCGGCGCAATATCGCCACGCATTTCGTCGGCATCCCGATGATCGTGCTGGCGCTTGCGGTGCTGCTAAGCCGTCCTGCATGGATGGTGGCCGCGTTGCCGATGCCACTCTCGCCCGCATGGGTGTTGTTTGTAGTGGCGACGCTCTACTATCTCGTGCTCGATGTGTCGCTGGGCCTGATGATGGTCGTCTTCTCGGCGCTATGCCTCGCGTGCGGCCAGTGGCTCGCCGCGCAATCCACGCTGGCCTGGCTCGCAACCGGCGTTGGCCTCTTTGTGGTCGGCTGGGTGTTTCAGTTCGTCGGCCACATGGCTTACGAACATCGCAAGCCGGCTTTCGTCGACGATCTCGTCGGTCTGCTGATCGGTCCGCTGTTTGTGCTGGCCGAAGTGTTGTTCGGTTTTGGCTGGCGCCCGGCCCTGCAGCACGCGATCGAAGCCGAAGTGGGTGCTACGCGCATCAATCCGGACCGTGCGGCAGCGCATCACGGGCAATAA
- a CDS encoding glycosyltransferase — MQVVLFGLSCLSLLIWCVLLFARGGFWRARPATPLANTSRDAWPAVAAVVPARNEADVIAEAVSTLLAQAYAGPFHVIVVDDHSTDGTADAARAAALALQCPERLTVLSAKPLPSGWSGKVWAQSQGIEAVRTLGLPADFLLLTDADIGHPTDAVTQLVARADAEQRDLVSLMVRLRCDSFWEKALIPAFVFFFAKLYPFSWVNNPRNKTAAAAGGCMLVRRTALEEAGGIESIRGELIDDCSLAARIKHRGEGRHPIRLDVAARSVSLRPYDNWREIWNMIARTAFTQLHYSAWLLAGTLAGMAIIYLIPPVAALELGPRGLPAWLAWAAMCCAYAPMLRYYGRSPLWAPFLPLVALFYVGATFASAVRYWRGKGGQWKARVQAPVQQDR, encoded by the coding sequence ATGCAGGTGGTTCTGTTTGGTCTGTCGTGTCTCTCCCTGTTGATCTGGTGCGTGCTGCTGTTTGCCCGCGGCGGTTTCTGGCGAGCCCGCCCCGCTACGCCGCTCGCGAACACGTCACGCGATGCGTGGCCGGCCGTCGCCGCCGTGGTGCCGGCCCGCAATGAAGCCGACGTCATCGCAGAGGCGGTCAGCACCCTGCTCGCGCAAGCGTACGCGGGGCCGTTCCACGTGATCGTGGTTGACGACCACAGCACCGACGGCACCGCCGACGCCGCCCGTGCCGCGGCGCTGGCGCTTCAATGTCCCGAGCGCCTGACGGTGCTGAGTGCGAAGCCGCTGCCGTCGGGTTGGTCGGGCAAGGTGTGGGCGCAGTCGCAAGGCATCGAAGCCGTGCGCACGCTTGGTCTGCCAGCCGACTTCCTCTTGCTGACCGACGCTGACATCGGCCATCCCACGGATGCCGTGACGCAACTCGTCGCTCGCGCCGACGCCGAACAGCGCGATCTGGTGTCGTTGATGGTGCGGTTGCGCTGCGATTCGTTCTGGGAAAAGGCGCTGATTCCGGCCTTCGTGTTCTTCTTTGCCAAGCTGTATCCGTTCTCGTGGGTCAACAACCCGCGCAACAAGACAGCTGCGGCGGCCGGCGGCTGCATGCTGGTGCGGCGTACGGCGCTGGAAGAAGCGGGCGGCATCGAGTCGATTCGCGGCGAGCTGATCGACGATTGCAGTCTCGCCGCGCGCATCAAGCATCGTGGTGAGGGACGTCATCCGATCCGTCTGGATGTGGCGGCGCGTAGCGTCTCACTGCGTCCGTACGACAACTGGCGCGAGATCTGGAACATGATCGCGCGCACGGCCTTCACGCAGTTGCACTACTCCGCATGGCTGCTGGCCGGCACGCTAGCGGGCATGGCGATCATCTATCTGATCCCGCCGGTGGCCGCGCTGGAACTCGGGCCGCGCGGCTTGCCGGCGTGGCTCGCATGGGCGGCAATGTGCTGCGCGTATGCGCCGATGCTGCGCTATTACGGTCGCTCGCCGCTGTGGGCGCCGTTCTTGCCGCTGGTGGCGTTGTTTTATGTCGGCGCTACGTTTGCGTCCGCGGTGCGCTATTGGCGCGGCAAGGGCGGTCAGTGGAAGGCGCGCGTGCAGGCGCCGGTGCAACAGGATCGGTGA
- the egtD gene encoding L-histidine N(alpha)-methyltransferase yields the protein MTQPALSQDVSPDFAAEVRAGLTHTPQKELPSKYLYDEVGSALFEVITVLPEYGVTRAEERLLTKHAADIVAQLPHDVTVAELGSGSGRKTRRILEALCKKRPTSYCPIEISRTALQLCRRELGDIERISIVGYERDYLAGLAEVSKKRASGERLLVLFLGSTIGNFSRLAATRFLRAIRSMLAPGDALLLGTDLEKPVPVLVAAYDDAIGVTASFNLNLLARINRELGGDFPLDAFQHVARFNPDARSIEMHLRARRPVTAHIRAAQLTVTLEEGETIWTESSHKYRAEEVPAIADDAGFACSHQWVEREWGFAESLLVAQ from the coding sequence ATGACTCAGCCAGCCCTATCGCAGGATGTCTCGCCCGATTTCGCCGCCGAGGTTCGCGCCGGACTCACCCACACGCCGCAGAAGGAGTTGCCCTCCAAGTATCTGTACGACGAAGTCGGCTCTGCGCTGTTCGAAGTGATCACGGTGCTGCCCGAATACGGCGTGACACGCGCAGAGGAACGCCTGCTTACGAAGCACGCCGCGGACATCGTGGCGCAGCTTCCGCACGACGTCACTGTCGCCGAACTTGGCAGCGGCAGTGGCCGCAAAACGCGGCGGATTCTTGAAGCGCTGTGTAAAAAGCGGCCCACTTCTTACTGTCCGATTGAAATTTCGCGCACCGCGTTGCAATTGTGTCGGCGCGAGCTGGGCGACATCGAGCGCATTTCGATTGTCGGTTATGAGCGCGATTACCTGGCGGGTCTCGCCGAAGTCAGCAAGAAGCGCGCATCCGGCGAGCGTCTGCTGGTGCTGTTTCTCGGCAGCACGATCGGCAATTTCAGCCGGCTCGCGGCGACGCGCTTTCTGCGCGCCATCCGCAGCATGCTGGCCCCCGGCGACGCGTTGCTGCTCGGCACCGATCTGGAAAAACCGGTCCCGGTCTTGGTGGCCGCGTACGACGATGCGATCGGCGTCACCGCGTCCTTCAACCTGAATCTGCTCGCGCGCATCAACCGCGAACTGGGAGGCGATTTTCCGCTCGACGCGTTTCAGCACGTAGCGCGCTTTAACCCCGACGCACGCAGCATTGAAATGCATCTGCGCGCGCGCCGTCCGGTCACCGCCCATATCCGGGCCGCGCAATTGACGGTGACGTTGGAGGAAGGCGAAACGATCTGGACCGAAAGCAGCCACAAGTACCGCGCCGAAGAAGTCCCCGCGATCGCCGACGACGCCGGCTTCGCGTGCAGCCATCAGTGGGTTGAACGCGAGTGGGGCTTTGCGGAGAGCCTGCTGGTCGCGCAGTAG
- the ispH gene encoding 4-hydroxy-3-methylbut-2-enyl diphosphate reductase has product MRVILAQPRGFCAGVVRAIEIVDRALQQHGAPVYVRHEIVHNRHVVDNLRQKGARFVEELDEVPEGAVAIFSAHGVAQTVERDAEQRGLDVLDATCPLVTKVHVQGRQYVAAGRTLILIGHAGHPEVEGTIGQIPGKVLLVQSEAEVAHLELPLDAPLAYVTQTTLSVDDTRGIIDALLRRFTNIVGPDTRDICYATQNRQAAVRELSTQVQVLLVVGATNSSNSNRLREIGSETGVASYLVADGSEVKAEWFAGVQTVGITAGASAPEEMVENVIDALRALGPVDVTTMAGREEKVEFKLPAKLMQPLAAREV; this is encoded by the coding sequence ATGCGAGTCATCCTTGCTCAACCCCGTGGTTTTTGTGCGGGGGTGGTCCGGGCGATCGAAATCGTCGATCGCGCGTTGCAGCAACACGGGGCACCCGTGTATGTGCGTCACGAAATCGTCCACAACCGTCACGTGGTGGACAACCTGCGTCAGAAGGGGGCGCGCTTTGTCGAAGAGCTCGACGAGGTGCCTGAGGGCGCGGTGGCGATTTTTAGTGCGCACGGTGTGGCCCAGACTGTCGAACGCGACGCGGAGCAGCGCGGGCTCGATGTGCTCGACGCGACCTGTCCGCTGGTCACCAAGGTACATGTGCAGGGGCGCCAGTACGTGGCGGCCGGCCGCACACTGATACTGATTGGCCACGCGGGGCACCCGGAGGTCGAGGGCACGATTGGTCAGATACCGGGCAAGGTGTTGCTGGTGCAGAGCGAGGCGGAGGTGGCGCATCTGGAATTGCCGCTGGACGCGCCGCTAGCGTATGTGACGCAGACAACGCTTTCGGTCGACGATACGCGGGGCATCATTGATGCTTTGTTGCGGCGGTTTACCAATATCGTTGGGCCGGATACGCGGGATATTTGCTATGCCACGCAGAATCGTCAGGCGGCTGTGCGCGAGTTGAGCACGCAGGTTCAGGTGTTGCTGGTGGTGGGCGCGACGAATAGTTCGAATTCGAACCGCTTGCGGGAGATTGGCAGCGAGACCGGGGTGGCGAGTTATCTGGTTGCCGATGGGTCTGAGGTGAAGGCGGAGTGGTTTGCCGGCGTGCAGACTGTTGGGATTACCGCTGGCGCGTCCGCGCCCGAGGAAATGGTCGAGAACGTTATTGATGCGCTGCGCGCGCTTGGGCCTGTTGATGTCACCACTATGGCCGGCCGCGAGGAGAAGGTTGAGTTTAAGCTGCCCGCTAAGTTGATGCAGCCGCTTGCTGCTCGGGAAGTTTAA